The Raphanus sativus cultivar WK10039 chromosome 2, ASM80110v3, whole genome shotgun sequence genome includes a region encoding these proteins:
- the LOC108841364 gene encoding putative glucan endo-1,3-beta-glucosidase GVI, producing the protein IPVWSSAYFASCLYFNSVQFKNRFGLSPVNRNLILFPLFLLGVTGDITGVCYGRNGNNLPSPADTIALYKSNHIDAIRMYEPFADMLEALRGSGLSVAFGPRNEQIQSLAQDPAAATNFVATWILPYKNDVAIRWITIGNEVFPGEIAPFVAAAIRNVNAALTSSGVAGISVTTVVAMSALQNTYPPSAASFLPDLTEIMTEISSILAETNSPLMANIYPYFAYASDPKDISLDYAVFKSNAPVVIDGGFEYSNMFVAMVDGFNAALEKINAGGVVVTVAESGWPTEGNPPYTSVDNAKAYNSGLLTCGGGARMRTPRRPGTAVDVFLFEMFRENQKQGPVEQSFGMFSPDMTPVYPLFCPA; encoded by the coding sequence ATTCCGGTCTGGTCATCCGCCTATTTTGCTTCGTGTCTTTATTTCAATTCGGTTCAATTCAAAAACCGGTTTGGTTTATCTCCAGTAAACCGAAACTTAATTTTATTCCCGCTCTTTTTGCTAGGCGTTACAGGCGACATCACCGGAGTTTGCTACGGCCGCAACGGCAACAACCTCCCATCTCCGGCAGATACAATAGCCTTATACAAGAGCAACCACATCGACGCCATCCGCATGTACGAGCCCTTCGCCGATATGCTCGAAGCGCTCCGCGGCTCAGGCCTCTCCGTCGCCTTCGGTCCGCGAAACGAGCAGATCCAATCCCTAGCACAAGACCCCGCCGCCGCAACCAACTTCGTCGCCACGTGGATCCTCCCTTACAAAAACGACGTCGCAATCAGATGGATCACGATCGGGAACGAGGTCTTCCCGGGAGAGATCGCCCCGTTCGTCGCCGCCGCGATCAGGAACGTGAACGCCGCGCTGACGAGCTCCGGCGTCGCGGGAATCTCCGTCACGACGGTGGTTGCTATGAGCGCTTTGCAGAACACGTATCCTCCCTCCGCCGCGAGTTTCCTCCCGGATCTGACCGAGATCATGACGGAGATCTCGTCGATCCTCGCCGAGACCAACTCGCCTCTCATGGCGAATATCTACCCGTACTTCGCCTACGCGTCGGATCCGAAAGATATCTCTCTCGATTACGCGGTTTTCAAATCGAACGCTCCTGTAGTGATCGATGGTGGTTTTGAGTACAGCAACATGTTTGTGGCGATGGTTGATGGATTCAACGCGGCGCTGGAGAAGATCAATGCTGGTGGCGTGGTGGTGACGGTGGCGGAATCTGGGTGGCCTACGGAAGGGAATCCACCGTACACGAGCGTTGATAACGCGAAGGCGTATAATTCGGGGCTTTTGACGTGTGGAGGGGGTGCGCGGATGAGGACGCCTCGTCGGCCGGGGACGGCGGTGGATGTGTTTTTGTTTGAGATGTTTAGGGAGAATCAGAAGCAAGGGCCGGTGGAGCAGAGCTTCGGGATGTTTTCACCTGATATGACTCCAGTCTACCCTCTCTTTTGTCCCGCTTGA
- the LOC108840345 gene encoding uncharacterized protein LOC108840345: MGKIKKVKRKAHVTAPYQSPPSRCKKEWSGSTCPVCLESPHNAVLLLCSSYHKGCRPYMCATSTRFSNCLDQYRKSHGNEQLALLCPLCRGQVKGWTVVEDARVHFNSKRRTCMQEKCSFVGNFKKLKKHMKEKHPHACPRAVDPALETKWKRLERERDRRDVISTIMSSTPGAVVLGDYVIEPRRGGAVYDEEDYSSDDSLSNNGVLDLDSWQGQGQGQNRHIRFIDTDSSDFASSSRSPAPLSR, translated from the coding sequence ATGGGGAAAATCAAGAAAGTGAAACGTAAGGCTCACGTTACTGCTCCTTACCAATCACCACCGTCTCGTTGCAAGAAAGAATGGTCTGGCTCAACATGCCCCGTATGTTTGGAGTCACCACACAACGCTGTTCTTCTCCTCTGCTCCTCCTATCACAAAGGATGCCGTCCTTACATGTGCGCAACGAGCACACGTTTCTCCAACTGCCTCGACCAGTACAGAAAATCACACGGCAACGAACAGCTAGCTCTTTTGTGTCCGTTGTGCAGAGGTCAAGTGAAAGGCTGGACTGTCGTCGAAGACGCCCGAGTGCATTTCAACTCCAAGAGAAGGACTTGTATGCAGGAGAAATGTTCATTCGTGGGGAACTTCAAGAAGCTGAAGAAACACATGAAGGAAAAGCACCCGCATGCTTGCCCTAGAGCCGTTGATCCAGCTCTGGAAACGAAATGGAAGAGGCTCGAGAGGGAAAGAGACAGAAGAGACGTGATCAGCACGATAATGTCGTCGACGCCAGGTGCTGTTGTGTTGGGAGATTATGTCATAGAGCCGCGTCGTGGTGGAGCTGTTTATGATGAAGAAGATTACAGCTCGGATGATTCTCTGAGCAACAACGGCGTATTGGATTTAGATTCATGGCAAGGACAAGGACAAGGACAGAACCGTCATATTAGGTTTATCGATACGGATTCAAGCGACTTCGCATCATCTTCACGGTCTCCTGCTCCTTTAAGCCGTTGA